In Phaeodactylum tricornutum CCAP 1055/1 chromosome 21, whole genome shotgun sequence, the following proteins share a genomic window:
- a CDS encoding predicted protein: MQQRTLSAPLSSGNPALSALPTASTPDCVRRGGFGGTKIRPRNRPSNTRSLPSPAWLVRGTVVALVLNIVWLHGCLPDSQAFNPVVTSPLSWLQYNPQSQQQFSPRYHNRPYQHQLTENSSNETQVVARIQRDLRTVLTGQVECAQRYTLSNQTLPQRLRGKGATTPSLLPFGSLTDLQNHHQPQQNDTIVSNQSRTDCYILDPSSGPIALSSTYSIMVVAENATAHFRTIVVNVLQWLLDESVADITIFQPQQSLTFPRTQTYNDDSVYAQRLWAWHENAAHKVSLVLVSDKKESSSISLWDAMQGVAVLSERVLLVSDGIMPWPLSQHLVQQTWQDWRQQPANIHSTWLWENLNGQQCAGLSQESSDGSALPIESLSLGIHFFHADYLCFWQAPSLVVLMSRIGVDPASVARESLRSAPGQRKRTESSKLTISCDATVWQW, encoded by the exons ATGCAGCAGCGCACGTTGTCGGCACCCCTGTCGTCGGGTAACCCCGCACTCTCTGCCCTGCCTACCGCATCGACACCCGACTGCGTGCGTCGCGGAGGCTTCGGCGGAACCAAGATCCGTCCGAGAAACCGTCCATCGAATACACGCTCGCTACCGTCCCCTGCGTGGCTCGTCCGCGGAACGGTGGTGGCGCTCGTTCTCAATATCGTTTGGTTGCACGGTTGTCTACCCGATTCGCAAGCGTTTAACCCCGTCGTTACCTCCCCATTATCATGGCTGCAGTACAATCCACAATCACAGCAACAGTTTTCCCCGCGCTACCACAATCGACCTTATCAACATCAACTCACGGAAAACAGTTCCAACGAAACGCAAGTCGTAGCCCGCATCCAGCGAGATCTGCGCACTGTTCTGACAGGCCAGGTCGAATGCGCCCAACGCTACACGTTGTCTAACCAAACGCTACCTCAGCGTTTGCGAGGAAAAGGTGCAACGACACCTAGCTTGCTACCCTTTGGTAGTCTGACCGACCTGCAGAATCATCACCAGCCACAACAAAATGACACTATTGTTTCGAATCAAAGCCGAACGGACTGCTACATTCTCGATCCATCGTCAGGCCCGATTGCGCTCTCGTCCACCTATTCCATAATGGTCGTAGCGGAAAACGCCACTGCACATTTCCGTACCATTGTAGTCAACGTTCTACAATGGCTCTTGGACGAGAGTGTAGCCGACATTACCATTTTCCAGCCTCAACAATCGCTTACGTTTCCCCGTACACAAACGTACAACGATGATTCAGTCTACGCCCAGCGTCTATGGGCGTGGCACGAAAACGCAGCACACAAGGTTTCCCTCGTCCTCGTATCCGATAAAAAAGAGTCATCGTCCATCAGTCTCTGGGATGCCATGCAAGGAGTAGCAGTCCTCTCCGAACGAGTCCTGCTCGTATCGGACGGAATCATGCCTTGGCCTCTTTCGCAACACTTGGTACAGCAGACCTGGCAGGACTGGCGACAACAGCCAGCCAACATTCACTCGACATGGCTTTGGGAAAACCTCAACGGGCAGCAGTGCGCAGGTCTATCACAGGAATCGTCCGACGGGTCCGCTTTACCGATCGAGTCGCTATCGCTGGGAATTCACTTTTTCCACGCCGACtatctttgcttttggcaagcACCAAGTTTAGTCGTGTTGATGAGTCGGATCGGTG TGGATCCTGCTTCTGTGGCTAGGGAGAGTCTCCGGAGCGCCCCCGGCCAACGCAAGCGTACCGAGTCCTCCAAACTCACGATCTCTTGTGACGCGACCGTTTGGCAGTGGTAG
- a CDS encoding predicted protein, translated as MCLIVRCRASQPKTAPGDGLERGWVSRLISFLLICRFGHCAVSLQCSLHTRLLVHVKTEITVTVNFSVPLHPSRKPSRDPFPERPQLRLAFALAQPPEMVNFHSTRIPYGVAAFLCLHQITGAFQVSYGNRRWTRQSTVVPNSPERRVTLRVPYSRSTVQRLPTPLLQTYSDDVLYDEDGDEEPPFQATTDLVVKETSLVLKRVSWFSWWSQIILTTVSAVILSFSRSVVGRNATVGPVPSFLLSGAGVLISACSIIWTWGNGARLSRRLLRRPTTRSQAADMFRRAVRVGVTLNLIGLLVTLLAAEEIVGALAIKVLTNRNFGPQAALLGSVEGQLQPLDILVVQANTNTLLSHFCSLVSLLYLSDKIRQLGLPPSTAEVPRQRKP; from the exons ATGTGCTTGATAGT GCGATGTCGAGCCTCCCAACCCAAAACTGCTCCGGGCGATGGTCTTGAACGGGGATGGGTTTCTCGGCTTATTTCATTCTTGTTAATTTGTCGTTTCGGACACTGCGCCGTTTCCCTCCAGTGCTCACTACATACACGACTACTTGTACATGTAAAAACAGAAattactgttactgttaatt ttagtgttCCATTACATCCAAGTCGCAAACCCTCCCGGGATCCTTTTCCCGAGCGTCCACAATTACGTCTCGCGTTTGCGCTGGCCCAACCACCCGAAATGGTCAACTTTCATTCGACGAGAATACCTTATGGAGTAGcggcttttctttgcttACATCAGATTACCGGCGCCTTTCAGGTATCATACGGTAATCGACGTTGGACTAGGCAATCTACCGTCGTGCCGAATAGCCCGGAACGCAGAGTAACTCTTCGCGTTCCTTATTCGCGATCGACGGTCCAACGTCTGCCGACGCCACTGCTACAGACGTACAGTGACGACGTCCTTTATGATGAGGACGGGGACGAAGAACCTCCGTTTCAGGCAACAACGGACTTGGTCGTCAAGGAAACGAGCTTGGTGTTGAAGCGGGTTTCGTGGTTCTCGTGGTGGTCCCAAATCATTCTCACTACGGTGTCGGCCGTCATCTTGTCCTTCTCCCGAAGTGTGGTGGGACGGAATGCCACGGTGGGACCCGTCCCGTCCTTTCTCCTGTCCGGCGCTGGTGTCCTGATATCCGCATGTTCCATCATTTGGACCTGGGGCAACGGTGCCCGTTTGTCCCGTAGACTGCTACGACGCCCAACAACCCGGTCGCAAGCGGCCGATATGTTCCGACGCGCCGTCCGGGTTGGCGTCACACTCAATCTGATTGGACTCCTCGTTACTCTTTTGGCGGCGGAAGAAATAGTCGGCGCCTTGGCCATCAAGGTTCTCACCAATCGCAACTTTGGTCCACAAGCCGCGCTACTCGGGTCGGTTGAAGGACAACTACAACCTTTGGATATTCTTGTCGTACAAGCCAATACCAATACCTTGTTGAGTCACTTTTGCAGTCTCGTGAGCTTGTTGTATCTGAGTGACAAGATTCGCCAATTGGGTTTGCCGCCGTCGACCGCGGAGGTGCCCCGGCAGCGCAAACCGTGA
- a CDS encoding predicted protein produces the protein MKPKVRIIDPEEFPSDTDENLEIVPLTPRDSAETTESFHTHATSSYLHFFRSDQLPSARSHRSETPLCPTSEQRHSVLLDEEEDGEYEDLDDISPSPRKYVPTQYMLSEPPRHRTPASCRSLSSVSSACSVESSRLSILSSASHLFGESIVNFDQRDIETGSVASSYVLSPGRTVISPTSRGADRNIIWWREMSDNLITIARGLREDLPHLIESVWPRHHQTRLPLSPRSRNLADINFLTSQHKSKVQALVFPEEEYFDFCLVLKPQETYAFWASLLDFRVEILGQERVDQMNEALESSSTNNTRSNTPSSDRPSTPRSYSDDGSEARDVVDSVIATPPTTGMHRRRANVTGKSQTTPGQSTSGSPMPTPYESATMTRSKMSMVSPGLYSVADSSRVSQGMTRLSMFERAIHNGSSTAFTPESCLRRSSTVALDNALVESATPNTVHRRRWGNHTASQTPNMMSPPIRSLTRGSSTVRRSTTIRSTAFPSSGNGTEITLGVAEKTSPRTVNEIRIEDIPNQVIPRGIAAHTNGMLHFLSALKRGIVVRRHRPGKEAVFSKIVSSDGGDTIQYIFVEKEDGMNAFKEQRVRYNNVSADEVENTQPWSYEQHSLESDTTRPNHDFSVPDYVAAKQYREKMRREEGLRKNVKTLATKVVRSGAAKAADIIAVHPGQHEDPRSSERNLGSTSLRRSNCSFSAPHTFSLVLRTSQSFGRNREMSLDEWEQKWYSGEGNESLFRYVDIEAATKGEYWLLFRGFLLLHRDAAVGRFAEQRAAGIGSHYSRLEVEQREQADLEAHNRLHRDEFHEPVTVGCLEKLIVKWRQLDTTYMEGFTMAGALPPPSDYFLGFKSAGTSIWSRLRQAGLETQRVYSLDPRRVLIKVRCPSDRLMDVAEVLKLKLRSSEGGFAPFREDMMDMFKSTDDLTETPHIDNVHSFHFRSSIRQSIIDFIISSRIRDSGAELGQTTDVGKMIQSRVPLHMRAKVNSIYQTWTHFWKEENWTGRDGCSLSHESFSDTSKGVEHDRFSFVSKSTCDTESGDSSEAAVPHLFVRIFKGCFYQPLDSIEQYFGEKVAFYFAWLQHTAGHLVWLSIFGFIMFLLQVGSGSWDHPLRPFYSVMVMIWTFTVLINWKKRANYLAYRWGTLDYKEQETTRPEFKGDYMRDEVTGEWVVTYPKWKRWVKYSISFPLTLLFTAGSLVLILWVHANRDLTLARYLDQKANPGSEKFQFNFAISAIGKEAAITDVQLSREHILDPTFWFITIGMPALLGLCQPLLNLLLMKLSLMLNDFENYRTESEYRTYLIIKVISFRFVCYFAHLYYYAFVSVGSTQAIENGILRVGTGVFVYTTVAHWWQIFLQIYFPILIRKLRMYYRDKRLCEELRDLELDEEEVREMASRGLRVNLKERQVRLVNKRLLVEQAQDDIWLEVMLPEHNSFPEYIQAVVLFTYVSCFSAVLPITPLIVLFNYLVSMRLDAFKVCKGRRRPLAEKTGGIGIWEHVLHIVAVISVLTNCWMMGFTNALFVKIGESIGEVGLFAIIVVWEHVMLLIKYVMETSISPLPKIVKDAIKREQFELDQQRNTSMRLRQGRRSQHDRESVGEDRTQGVWRNVPSIGRASALHPIHSEDQESVRSVSRALSRAPTLDLGESSIEQSMIDSVRTPKVGKSDVEQGLEKTLFSA, from the coding sequence ATGAAGCCGAAAGTAAGGATTATAGATCCGGAGGAATTCCCCAGCGATACAGACGAGAACTTGGAGATCGTACCGCTGACTCCCCGAGACTCCGCGGAAACGACCGAGTCCTTTCATACGCACGCCACATCTTCGTACTTGCACTTCTTTCGATCTGATCAGCTACCTTCCGCTCGGTCGCATCGCTCCGAAACACCACTTTGTCCTACGTCTGAACAGCGGCATAGCGTGCTcctggacgaagaagaagacggaGAATACGAGGATTTGGACGACATAAGTCCCAGTCCCAGGAAATATGTCCCCACTCAGTACATGCTCAGTGAACCCCCTCGCCACAGAACCCCAGCTTCCTGTCGCTCGCTTTCTTCTGTATCTTCCGCATGCTCAGTAGAATCCTCCCGCCTTTCTATTTTATCTTCCGCCTCTCATCTTTTCGGAGAAAGTATTGTCAATTTTGACCAACGCGATATTGAGACAGGCAGCGTCGCTTCGAGCTACGTTTTGTCTCCAGGGCGCACGGTGATTTCACCCACATCCCGTGGTGCCGACAGAAATATAATTTGGTGGAGAGAAATGTCCGACAACCTGATTACGATCGCTCGTGGCCTTCGTGAGGATCTTCCCCACCTCATCGAAAGCGTCTGGCCCCGACATCATCAAACACGCCTTCCGCTCTCACCGCGTTCTCGAAATCTGGCCGACATTAACTTTTTAACTTCCCAACATAAATCCAAGGTGCAGGCGTTGGTCTTTCCGGAGGAAGAATATTTTGACTTTTGCCTGGTTTTAAAGCCACAGGAAACGTACGCCTTCTGGGCATCACTGTTGGACTTTCGGGTCGAGATCTTGGGTCAGGAAAGGGTCGATCAAATGAACGAAGCATTGGAATCTTCTTCGACTAATAATACTCGGTCCAACACTCCTTCTAGTGATCGTCCATCAACGCCTCGATCTTATTCTGACGATGGATCTGAAGCCAGGGATGTTGTCGACTCGGTGATTGCCACACCGCCGACTACGGGAATGCATCGTCGACGAGCCAATGTGACGGGTAAGTCACAAACTACCCCCGGACAAAGTACCAGTGGTTCTCCTATGCCTACACCTTACGAATCGGCTACCATGACACGATCCAAGATGTCTATGGTCTCCCCTGGTCTCTATAGTGTCGCTGATTCCAGTCGTGTCAGTCAAGGCATGACAAGGCTTTCCATGTTTGAACGTGCCATTCACAACGGTTCGTCTACCGCTTTTACCCCTGAGTCATGTCTGCGGCGCTCCAGCACAGTCGCCCTGGATAATGCGTTGGTGGAGAGCGCTACGCCCAATACCGTACATCGCCGTCGCTGGGGAAATCATACAGCGTCGCAGACACCGAACATGATGTCGCCTCCAATCCGTAGCTTGACGCGAGGAAGTAGCACAGTACGCCGATCGACCACAATACGTTCAACTGCCTTTCCGTCCAGTGGCAACGGTACAGAAATCACACTTGGGGTTGCTGAGAAAACGAGTCCACGTACTGTCAACGAGATTCGCATAGAAGACATTCCCAACCAAGTGATTCCTCGAGGCATTGCGGCTCATACCAATGGGATGCTTCACTTTCTTAGTGCTCTCAAACGAGGCATCGTAGTCCGCCGTCACCGACCCGGGAAGGAAGCCGTCTTCAGCAAGATTGTATCTAGCGATGGAGGAGATACCATTCAGTACATATTTGTCGAGAAGGAAGACGGCATGAACGCTTTCAAGGAACAACGGGTCCGTTACAACAACGTCTCAGCAGACGAAGTGGAAAATACTCAGCCCTGGAGCTATGAGCAGCACAGTTTAGAGTCGGACACTACCAGACCAAATCACGATTTTTCAGTGCCTGATTACGTTGCCGCTAAACAATACCGTGAAAAGATGAGGCGCGAAGAAGGTCTGAGGAAGAACGTCAAAACTCTGGCAACCAAAGTTGTGCGAAGCGGGGCGGCCAAGGCTGCGGATATAATTGCGGTTCATCCTGGCCAGCACGAAGATCCTCGGTCGTCTGAGAGGAACCTTGGTAGCACAAGTTTACGTCGGTCGAACTGCTCGTTCTCTGCTCCACACACGTTTTCACTGGTCCTTCGAACTTCCCAGTCTTTCGGACGTAATCGCGAAATGTCGCTTGACGAATGGGAGCAGAAATGGTATAGTGGTGAAGGAAATGAGTCGTTGTTCCGGTATGTTGATATTGAGGCCGCAACCAAAGGTGAATATTGGTTACTCTTTCGTGGCTTCTTGCTTCTTCATCGTGATGCCGCCGTTGGGCGCTTCGCCGAGCAACGTGCAGCAGGTATAGGTTCCCACTACAGTCGACTCGAGGTCGAACAACGTGAACAGGCTGATTTGGAAGCGCATAATCGATTGCATCGAGACGAATTCCACGAGCCGGTGACGGTAGGGTGTCTCGAGAAGCTGATTGTGAAGTGGCGACAGCTAGATACGACATATATGGAGGGGTTTACTATGGCAGGAGCCTTGCCACCGCCTTCCGACTATTTTCTGGGATTCAAATCGGCCGGTACCTCGATCTGGAGTCGACTTCGGCAGGCTGGTTTGGAGACTCAACGGGTGTATTCGCTCGACCCGCGACGAGTCCTGATCAAAGTGCGATGTCCTTCAGATCGTCTCATGGACGTGGCCGAGGTCCTCAAATTGAAACTTCGATCCAGTGAGGGAGGGTTTGCGCCGTTTAGGGAAGATATGATGGACATGTTTAAATCAACTGATGACTTGACGGAAACGCCACACATAGACAACGTCCATTCATTTCATTTCCGGTCCTCGATTCGGCAATCAATAATTGACTTTATTATTTCTTCGCGCATTCGAGATTCGGGTGCTGAGTTGGGCCAGACAACAGATGTTGGTAAGATGATCCAATCACGGGTACCATTGCACATGCGAGCCAAAGTCAATAGTATATATCAAACGTGGACGCACTTTTGGAAGGAAGAAAATTGGACTGGGCGCGATGGATGCAGTCTATCTCATGAAAGCTTTTCAGACACTTCGAAAGGTGTAGAGCACGATcgcttttcctttgtctctAAATCGACCTGTGATACGGAAAGTGGCGACTCTAGCGAGGCAGCGGTTCCGCATCTTTTCGTCCGTATCTTCAAAGGCTGTTTCTACCAGCCGCTCGATTCGATTGAGCAGTATTTTGGCGAAAAGGTTGCATTTTATTTCGCTTGGCTACAGCATACAGCCGGTCATCTTGTCTGGCTGTCGATATTCGGGTTCATCATGTTCCTTCTGCAAGTCGGAAGTGGTAGCTGGGATCACCCATTGCGACCGTTCTACTCTGTTATGGTCATGATATGGACTTTCACAGTGTTGATcaattggaagaagcgaGCCAACTACCTGGCATACCGATGGGGTACTCTAGATTACAAGGAACAAGAGACAACGCGCCCGGAATTCAAAGGTGACTATATGAGAGACGAAGTGACAGGCGAGTGGGTAGTCACGTATCCGAAATGGAAACGCTGGGTCAAATACTctatttcttttcctttgactCTTCTCTTTACTGCCGGCTCGTTAGTCTTGATCCTTTGGGTGCATGCCAATCGCGATCTCACGTTGGCCCGCTATCTTGATCAAAAGGCGAATCCTGGCTCCGAGAAATTCCAGTTCAATTTCGCAATTAGTGCTATTGGAAAGGAGGCCGCGATTACTGATGTTCAGCTAAGCAGAGAGCATATTTTGGATCCTACCTTCTGGTTTATAACGATTGGAATGCCAGCATTGCTTGGATTGTGTCAGCCTCTGCTTAATCTTCTTCTGATGAAACTATCGCTGATGTTGAATGACTTTGAAAACTATCGCACAGAATCCGAGTACAGAACTTATCTGATTATCAAGGTCATCTCGTTTCGCTTTGTCTGCTACTTTGCCCATTTGTACTACTATGCATTTGTTTCAGTTGGCTCAACTCAAGCGATTGAAAATGGAATTCTTCGTGTGGGAACGGGAGTCTTTGTCTACACTACAGTTGCTCATTGGTGGCAAATCTTTCTACAAATATATTTCCCGATATTAATTCGCAAGCTTCGCATGTACTACCGCGATAAGCGCCTTTGCGAAGAACTCCGTGATCTTGAACTCGACGAAGAGGAGGTTAGGGAAATGGCTTCTCGTGGACTACGTGTCAACTTGAAAGAACGACAGGTTCGCCTGGTAAATAAACGGTTATTGGTAGAACAGGCGCAAGACGACATTTGGTTGGAGGTCATGCTGCCCGAGCACAACAGTTTTCCCGAGTACATCCAAGCTGTTGTCCTTTTTACGTACGTCTCTTGTTTCAGTGCCGTGCTACCTATCACACCTTTGATTGTACTCTTTAACTACCTGGTGAGTATGCGGCTTGATGCTTTCAAAGTATGCAAAGGACGACGTAGGCCGTTGGCAGAGAAGACTGGGGGAATAGGCATTTGGGAACACGTGCTTCATATTGTTGCGGTTATTTCTGTCTTAACAAACTGCTGGATGATGGGCTTTACAAACGCGTTGTTCGTCAAAATTGGGGAGAGTATTGGAGAAGTGGGACTGTTTGCGATCATTGTCGTTTGGGAACACGTCATGCTTCTTATCAAATACGTCATGGAAACCTCGATATCTCCTCTTCCCAAAATAGTCAAGGACGCGATCAAGCGCGAACAGTTCGAGCTGGACCAACAGCGTAACACGTCCATGCGCCTACGACAAGGTCGCCGCTCTCAACACGATCGAGAAAGTGTCGGAGAAGATCGTACACAAGGTGTTTGGCGCAATGTCCCTTCTATAGGACGGGCTTCTGCTTTACATCCCATTCACTCTGAAGATCAGGAAAGTGTGCGCTCGGTTTCAAGAGCATTAAGTCGGGCCCCTACACTTGATTTGGGTGAATCCTCGATTGAACAGTCAATGATCGATTCCGTGCGTACACCAAAAGTAGGGAAAAGCGACGTTGAGCAAGGTTTGGAGAAGACTTTGTTCAGCGCCTAG
- a CDS encoding predicted protein, with translation MLRKHHDRRQFSFTKAFCLTLAAVATFLLQQHQISKLDTVRAPNISSLHLKDDLILPTHPYRADPLRTGILPSVSVKSEVPATRVKKERDVLSMRNGSTNNAGRLLPSFQAGGVMVFLHYPKTGGTTLNGLKDLPKVQWLRINDFTSWNQYWPLIQAHLSLPAENRSTLFLEFHNYCPKLDNFFPMMNELRQAADEKGVSTFVFTLIRDPIDFALSFFHFFYTQPCSVFKRCTPQEERSHVWISATEKHLRKLSPTNYQCLLLAYDMRNLWHLKNESATSNRTWNGQVDRRRVVNTEECFRTFPLLSVFDWIGTTDLLSEETLPLLTHMLTGNATLGTLLPKINAASPSKLSRTSLTSETLQYLRNINSLDLRLYEYVQKNFQFESQWDNLPASIQRIRGDSLQVS, from the coding sequence ATGCTCCGAAAGCACCATGACAGAAGACAATTTTCATTCACCAAAGCGTTTTGTTTGACGCTTGCGGCAGTCGCcacttttcttttgcagcaGCATCAAATATCGAAGCTAGATACAGTTCGAGCGCCCAACATTTCGTCGCTCCACCTAAAAGATGACCTCATTCTTCCAACACACCCGTACAGAGCGGACCCCCTGCGAACAGGCATTCTTCCATCTGTATCAGTTAAATCAGAGGTACCTGCCACTCGGGTGAAGAAGGAACGAGATGTACTATCCATGCGCAACGGCAGCACGAACAACGCTGGTCGTCTTCTACCAAGTTTCCAAGCCGGGGGTGTGATGGTATTCTTGCACTATCCCAAGACGGGAGGCACCACTTTGAACGGTTTAAAGGATCTTCCCAAAGTCCAATGGCTCCGTATCAATGACTTTACATCGTGGAACCAATATTGGCCACTCATCCAAGCGCACTTGTCGCTGCCAGCCGAGAATCGCAGCACTTTATTCCTTGAATTTCACAATTACTGTCCGAAACTGGATAATTTCTTCCCGATGATGAACGAACTGAGGCAAGCAGCTGACGAAAAAGGAGTGTCGACCTTCGTCTTTACACTGATCCGCGATCCCATCGACTTTGCGCTCTCATTTTTTCACTTCTTCTACACGCAACCGTGCTCCGTTTTCAAACGATGCACTCCGCAAGAAGAGCGGTCCCACGTCTGGATCAGCGCCACGGAAAAACATTTGCGCAAACTCTCACCAACAAACTATCAGTGCCTCCTTTTAGCTTACGATATGCGCAACTTGTGGCATTTAAAGAACGAATCGGCCACCTCGAATCGAACCTGGAACGGCCAAGTGGATCGTCGCCGCGTAGTGAACACTGAAGAATGCTTCCGTACCTTCCCTCTCTTGTCAGTCTTCGACTGGATTGGAACAACAGATCTGCTGAGCGAAGAGACGCTGCCCTTGCTGACGCATATGCTAACGGGAAACGCAACTCTCGGAACCCTTTTGCCCAAAATCAACGCCGCTTCCCCGTCTAAACTCTCGAGAACGTCTCTAACCAGTGAAACATTACAGTACCTTCGAAATATCAACAGCTTGGATCTTAGGCTCTACGAATACGTCCAGAAAAATTTTCAATTCGAATCACAGTGGGATAACCTTCCAGCTAGTATTCAGAGGATTCGCGGTGATAGTCTTCAGGTCTCTTGA